One window from the genome of Enterococcus haemoperoxidus ATCC BAA-382 encodes:
- the cmk gene encoding (d)CMP kinase produces MKKISIAIDGPASSGKSTVAKILAKKLNYIYCDTGAMYRALTYLAIKKGIDFENEQGLVDLCLNHTISFKQTEKEQLVFVDGSEVTEEIRQPNVTNAVSIVAKHGAVRQKMVELQQEIGRLGGVVMDGRDIGTAVLPDAEVKIFLVASVEERAERRYKENQEKGITTDFDTLKKEIEHRDHLDSTRAVSPLKQAVDAVKIDTTGMNIEEVVKEIEEIIIAKS; encoded by the coding sequence ATGAAAAAGATAAGCATCGCAATCGATGGACCAGCGTCTTCTGGTAAAAGTACAGTTGCTAAGATTTTAGCAAAAAAATTAAATTATATTTATTGCGATACAGGAGCTATGTATCGGGCTTTGACCTACTTAGCAATTAAAAAAGGTATTGATTTTGAGAATGAACAAGGCTTAGTTGACTTGTGTCTTAACCACACTATTTCATTTAAACAGACTGAAAAAGAGCAGTTAGTTTTTGTTGATGGAAGCGAAGTAACTGAAGAAATCAGACAACCTAATGTAACAAATGCTGTTTCGATTGTGGCAAAACATGGAGCGGTTCGACAAAAAATGGTAGAGCTTCAGCAAGAGATTGGACGTTTAGGCGGTGTTGTCATGGATGGACGAGATATTGGAACAGCTGTGTTGCCTGATGCAGAAGTTAAAATCTTTTTGGTTGCTAGTGTGGAAGAACGCGCTGAAAGACGTTATAAAGAAAACCAAGAAAAAGGTATTACGACTGATTTTGATACGTTGAAAAAAGAAATCGAGCATCGGGATCATCTTGATTCAACAAGAGCAGTGTCTCCTTTAAAACAAGCAGTAGATGCAGTTAAAATTGACACAACTGGAATGAATATAGAAGAAGTGGTCAAAGAGATCGAAGAGATTATCATAGCTAAAAGTTAA
- the rpsA gene encoding 30S ribosomal protein S1, translated as MTEDKKVEISNETMEDAMNSFQEVSVGDIVKGEVLAVEDKQVIVGIEGAGVEGVVPAKELSTTQVEDINELVSVGDILDLVVITSIGKDKENGSYLLSKRRLDAKKVWEEIEQDFKAGKIIEAPVTNVVKGGLVVDVGVRGFVPASMVEDHFVDDFSAYKGQTLTFKIIEIEPSENRLILSHKAVVAAEKNSKKKDVLATLHDGDIVEGKVARLTDFGAFIDLGGIDGLVHVSEIAHQHVAKPSDVLTVGDNVKVKILSINPEEERVSLSIKETLAGPWEDIENKAAVGSVLDGTVKRLTSFGAFVEVFPGVEGLVHISQISHKHIATPHEVLQEGEAVQVKVLEVNPEEHRIALSIKALEAKPESQEEPKDVQEYELPEENTGFTMGDILGDALKSQDTDSE; from the coding sequence ATGACAGAAGACAAAAAAGTGGAAATCAGCAATGAAACAATGGAAGACGCAATGAACAGTTTTCAAGAAGTGAGTGTTGGCGACATCGTTAAAGGTGAAGTGCTGGCAGTCGAGGACAAACAAGTAATTGTTGGTATTGAAGGTGCCGGCGTTGAAGGCGTGGTACCAGCAAAAGAATTATCTACGACACAAGTAGAGGATATCAATGAATTAGTAAGTGTTGGCGATATCTTAGATTTAGTTGTCATCACATCAATCGGCAAAGATAAAGAAAATGGTAGTTATTTACTTTCTAAACGTCGTTTGGATGCTAAAAAAGTTTGGGAAGAAATCGAACAAGATTTTAAAGCAGGTAAAATTATCGAAGCTCCAGTTACAAATGTTGTAAAAGGCGGTTTAGTGGTTGACGTTGGTGTTCGTGGATTTGTTCCAGCATCAATGGTAGAAGATCATTTTGTCGATGACTTTTCTGCATATAAAGGCCAAACATTGACATTCAAAATCATTGAAATTGAGCCTTCAGAAAATCGTTTGATTTTATCTCACAAAGCGGTTGTTGCAGCAGAGAAAAATTCTAAGAAAAAAGATGTTTTGGCGACCCTTCATGATGGAGATATCGTTGAAGGTAAAGTGGCTCGTTTAACTGATTTTGGTGCGTTTATTGATTTAGGTGGTATTGATGGATTAGTTCACGTTTCTGAAATTGCTCACCAACATGTTGCGAAACCAAGCGATGTGTTAACAGTAGGCGATAACGTAAAAGTTAAGATCCTTTCAATCAATCCAGAAGAAGAACGTGTGTCACTATCAATTAAAGAAACATTAGCTGGACCTTGGGAAGACATCGAAAACAAAGCAGCAGTTGGTTCAGTTCTTGATGGAACTGTTAAACGTTTGACTAGCTTTGGTGCATTTGTTGAAGTATTTCCTGGCGTTGAAGGATTAGTTCACATTTCTCAAATTTCACATAAACATATTGCAACACCTCACGAAGTATTACAAGAAGGTGAAGCAGTTCAAGTGAAAGTATTGGAAGTTAATCCTGAAGAACACCGTATTGCATTAAGTATCAAAGCATTAGAAGCAAAACCTGAATCTCAGGAAGAACCAAAAGATGTCCAAGAATATGAACTGCCAGAAGAAAATACTGGTTTCACAATGGGCGATATCCTAGGGGATGCTTTGAAATCACAAGATACCGATTCTGAATAA
- a CDS encoding helix-turn-helix domain-containing protein has protein sequence MCRLMIVSNDVKEQRTLQQSINDSFMNIKVLPPAETEQEALTIAEKLLPEILLIAIDHLDIDGFIVKRKIVRQLPNIKVIILTERDNFESIHQALRCGVIDYLLTPVDFNELKFAIDRCVKSLNQVSLMDVLNNKPTILAKEQINTILDYIHDHYNEEINLTTLADIMHLNRHYVSRFFKEAVGMNFIDYLTAYRVEKAKQLLMKTEESITEISGTVGYIDSTYFSKLFKKKVGQSPHQFRKQYRGEHTPADLRVIYN, from the coding sequence ATGTGCCGATTAATGATTGTCAGTAATGATGTAAAAGAGCAACGAACACTTCAACAATCTATCAACGACTCATTTATGAATATAAAAGTGTTACCTCCTGCTGAAACGGAGCAAGAAGCTTTAACAATTGCTGAAAAGTTGCTTCCAGAAATTCTTTTGATAGCAATCGACCATTTAGATATTGATGGTTTTATTGTTAAACGCAAAATAGTTCGACAGCTTCCAAATATCAAAGTGATTATTTTGACTGAACGAGATAATTTTGAAAGTATTCATCAAGCCTTGCGATGTGGTGTAATCGATTACTTATTGACACCCGTTGATTTTAATGAATTAAAATTTGCTATCGATCGCTGCGTTAAATCACTCAACCAAGTTTCTCTGATGGATGTATTGAATAATAAACCAACTATTTTAGCAAAAGAACAAATCAATACTATTTTGGATTACATTCATGACCACTACAATGAAGAAATCAACTTAACTACTTTAGCTGATATCATGCACTTGAATCGTCATTATGTCAGTCGCTTTTTTAAAGAAGCCGTTGGCATGAACTTTATTGATTACTTAACTGCTTATCGCGTAGAAAAAGCCAAACAATTATTGATGAAAACAGAAGAATCCATCACAGAAATTTCTGGAACCGTTGGCTATATTGATTCTACTTACTTTAGCAAGTTATTCAAGAAAAAAGTAGGCCAATCTCCTCACCAATTCCGTAAGCAATATCGCGGGGAACATACACCCGCAGATTTACGAGTAATTTATAATTGA
- a CDS encoding acetaldehyde dehydrogenase (acetylating), with amino-acid sequence MTEVIKVKEIETLVETAKKAQAKYENYTQEQVDAIVKNVYQKTLDNAEKLAISANEETGFGKVSDKIIKNTFASEQVYESIKDLPTVGVINRRKEDKIIEIGIPLGVVAGLIPSTNPTATVIFKSLIALKTRNAIVFSPHPKALKSILMAVEIIEKAAVEAGAPAGLVQVIQEPTLDATSALMKHADVSLILATGGKAMVQAAYSSGNPAIGVGPGNVPVLIDATADIPHAIDCVISSKTFDNGIICASEQALVVDKTVKEAVIEQLKAKKAYFMNEEESAKVSQFILRETGTLNPDIVGKSASDVAKLVGISVPEETSILISEQTEIGHHNPYSREKLTPILGLFTVDSFENGVETCRALLANEGTGHTAVIHTTTDANAEIFGLEMRASRILVNTLGALGAIGATTKLAPSMTLGCGAMGGSSTTDNVTAHHLMNVKRIAYGVE; translated from the coding sequence ATGACTGAAGTAATTAAAGTAAAAGAAATTGAAACATTAGTCGAAACCGCAAAGAAAGCTCAAGCAAAGTATGAAAATTATACGCAAGAGCAAGTAGATGCTATCGTAAAAAATGTATATCAAAAAACACTTGATAACGCAGAAAAATTAGCTATTTCAGCAAATGAAGAAACTGGATTTGGAAAAGTTTCCGATAAAATAATCAAAAACACTTTTGCCAGTGAGCAAGTTTATGAAAGTATCAAAGATTTACCGACTGTCGGCGTAATTAACCGTCGTAAAGAAGACAAAATTATAGAAATTGGTATTCCTTTAGGTGTTGTCGCAGGTCTGATTCCTTCAACAAATCCGACCGCAACAGTGATCTTCAAATCGTTAATTGCGTTGAAAACTAGAAATGCAATCGTTTTTTCACCACATCCAAAGGCTTTAAAATCAATCTTAATGGCTGTTGAAATCATTGAAAAAGCAGCTGTTGAAGCTGGAGCGCCTGCTGGTTTGGTTCAAGTAATCCAAGAGCCAACATTAGATGCGACTAGTGCTTTGATGAAGCATGCAGATGTATCACTGATTCTGGCGACGGGTGGTAAAGCAATGGTGCAAGCAGCCTACAGTTCTGGAAATCCAGCCATTGGGGTAGGTCCTGGAAATGTTCCTGTATTGATTGATGCAACTGCTGATATCCCACATGCAATTGATTGTGTTATCAGTAGTAAAACGTTTGATAACGGAATCATTTGTGCATCAGAGCAAGCGCTGGTTGTAGATAAGACAGTGAAAGAAGCAGTTATCGAGCAATTGAAAGCTAAAAAGGCTTATTTTATGAACGAAGAAGAATCAGCGAAAGTTAGTCAATTTATTTTGAGAGAAACAGGAACTTTGAATCCAGATATCGTTGGAAAAAGTGCTTCAGATGTTGCAAAATTAGTGGGTATCTCTGTTCCAGAAGAAACGTCTATCTTAATTTCAGAGCAAACAGAAATCGGTCACCACAATCCTTATTCAAGAGAAAAATTAACACCGATTTTAGGATTATTTACAGTTGATTCCTTTGAAAATGGCGTAGAAACATGTAGAGCGTTACTTGCTAATGAGGGAACAGGTCACACTGCAGTGATTCATACAACAACGGATGCTAATGCAGAAATATTTGGCTTAGAAATGAGAGCATCGCGTATTTTAGTGAATACATTAGGAGCATTAGGAGCAATTGGTGCAACAACAAAATTAGCACCGTCAATGACGTTAGGTTGTGGTGCAATGGGCGGAAGCAGCACTACGGATAATGTAACAGCTCATCATTTAATGAATGTAAAACGCATCGCATATGGTGTTGAATAG
- the der gene encoding ribosome biogenesis GTPase Der: protein MANPTIAIVGRPNVGKSTIFNRIAGERISIVEDTPGVTRDRIYATGEWLGREFSIIDTGGIDLSDEPFMDQIKHQAEIAIEEADVIVFVASGREGVTDADELVARILYRSNKPVILAVNKVDNPEMRNDIYEFYSLGLGDPFPISGSHGLGIGDVLDEAVKHFSTEIEEEDEDTIKFSLIGRPNVGKSSLINAILGEDRVIVSEIEGTTRDAIDTHFESEDGQKFLMIDTAGMRKRGKVYESTEKYSVMRAMRAIERSDIVLMVLNAEEGIREQDKKVAGYAHEAGRGIIIVVNKWDTVEKETNTMRDFEEEIREEFRYLDYAPIIFVSALTKQRLNKLPELIELVSMNQNLRIPSALLNDVVMDAIAINPTPTDKGKRLKVFYGTQVAIKPPTFVIFVNEEELMHFSYARFLENQIRKAFTFEGTPIKIIPRRRK from the coding sequence ATGGCAAATCCAACAATTGCAATTGTCGGGCGCCCGAATGTAGGGAAATCGACGATTTTTAACCGTATAGCTGGTGAAAGAATTTCTATTGTAGAAGACACACCAGGTGTAACAAGAGACCGTATTTATGCCACAGGAGAGTGGCTAGGACGTGAGTTTAGCATTATTGATACAGGTGGTATCGATCTAAGTGACGAACCCTTTATGGATCAAATCAAGCATCAAGCTGAAATCGCTATTGAAGAAGCGGATGTCATTGTTTTTGTCGCAAGCGGCAGAGAAGGTGTGACAGATGCAGATGAACTAGTTGCGAGAATTTTATACCGCAGCAATAAACCAGTCATTTTGGCTGTAAATAAAGTTGATAACCCTGAAATGCGAAATGATATTTATGAGTTTTATTCTTTAGGTTTAGGGGATCCATTTCCTATTTCTGGAAGTCATGGTTTAGGTATTGGAGATGTTTTAGATGAAGCAGTCAAACATTTTTCAACTGAAATCGAAGAGGAAGATGAAGACACAATCAAATTTAGTTTGATTGGACGTCCGAATGTTGGTAAATCATCATTGATCAACGCGATTCTTGGTGAAGACCGTGTGATCGTTTCTGAAATTGAAGGAACAACCCGGGATGCGATCGATACGCATTTTGAATCGGAAGATGGACAAAAATTCTTGATGATCGACACAGCAGGTATGCGTAAGCGCGGCAAAGTGTATGAATCGACTGAAAAATACAGCGTGATGCGTGCAATGCGTGCAATTGAGCGCTCAGACATTGTTTTAATGGTTTTGAACGCTGAAGAAGGTATTCGTGAACAAGATAAGAAAGTTGCTGGATATGCTCATGAAGCAGGACGTGGCATTATTATCGTCGTGAATAAGTGGGATACTGTTGAAAAAGAAACGAATACGATGCGCGACTTTGAAGAAGAGATTCGTGAAGAATTTCGATACCTCGACTACGCACCGATCATCTTTGTTTCTGCACTTACGAAACAACGCTTAAACAAATTACCAGAATTGATTGAACTTGTTAGTATGAATCAAAATCTACGTATCCCATCTGCGTTGTTGAATGATGTAGTAATGGATGCCATCGCCATCAATCCGACCCCAACAGATAAAGGCAAACGATTGAAAGTCTTTTACGGCACACAAGTGGCAATCAAACCGCCAACATTTGTTATTTTTGTAAATGAAGAAGAATTAATGCACTTTTCTTATGCACGATTCCTAGAAAATCAAATTCGTAAAGCTTTTACATTTGAAGGAACACCAATCAAAATTATTCCAAGAAGGCGGAAGTAA
- a CDS encoding HU family DNA-binding protein: MANKAELIENVASSTGLTKKDATAAVDAVFSTIQESLAKGEKVQLIGFGNFEVRERAARKGRNPQTGKEIQIAASKVPAFKPGKALKDAVK, from the coding sequence ATGGCAAATAAAGCAGAATTAATCGAAAACGTTGCATCTTCAACTGGTTTAACTAAAAAAGACGCAACTGCAGCAGTGGATGCTGTATTTTCAACAATCCAAGAATCTCTTGCTAAAGGTGAAAAAGTTCAATTAATCGGTTTTGGTAACTTTGAAGTTCGTGAACGTGCGGCTCGTAAAGGACGTAACCCACAAACTGGTAAAGAAATTCAAATCGCTGCAAGCAAAGTACCTGCGTTCAAACCAGGTAAAGCGTTGAAAGATGCTGTTAAATAA
- a CDS encoding tetratricopeptide repeat protein, which produces MTTYSEKMLEALHEEDLAQAQLMLAEAIRKDDDDTLADLGEELLSLGFLEEAKLIFDHLLKVFPDADGLNIPLAEIAIENNLIDDAFVYLEKVGKDSDSYVQSLLVTADLYQVIGIPEVSEAKLKEAQRLMPDEPLILFALGELYFSNGQFQEASAAYQKLLEAQVTEISNVSINERLGSSQSMSGDFEEAIPFLEKALEEGQTDDRLFQLAFTYLQLHENQKAIALLQQLRALNPHYQSLYLSLGEALQEEEQLEEARTVLAEGIKENPFQVDLYQLASENAYRLHDTEKAESLLKQALELGEKTDETRLTLSNLYLNENRFDEVIEVVQQMEEQGHPYGEWNLAHAYNELEEFALAKVHYEQAYQELSHEPEFLKEYAVFLREEGQLEKAKELLQHYLQHEPGDNEAVSLLEDIEER; this is translated from the coding sequence ATGACAACGTATAGTGAAAAAATGCTTGAAGCATTACATGAAGAAGATTTGGCGCAAGCACAATTAATGCTGGCGGAAGCAATTAGAAAAGATGACGATGATACACTTGCTGATCTAGGAGAAGAATTATTGTCACTTGGTTTTTTAGAAGAAGCAAAATTAATTTTTGACCATTTATTAAAGGTTTTTCCTGATGCTGATGGGCTGAATATTCCGTTAGCAGAGATTGCCATTGAAAATAATTTGATCGACGATGCATTTGTTTACTTGGAAAAAGTAGGGAAAGACAGCGATAGTTATGTTCAAAGCCTACTTGTAACCGCAGATTTATATCAAGTGATCGGCATTCCAGAAGTAAGTGAAGCAAAATTAAAAGAAGCACAACGATTAATGCCGGATGAACCATTGATTTTATTTGCTTTAGGTGAGTTGTACTTTTCTAATGGTCAGTTTCAAGAAGCTTCTGCAGCTTACCAGAAGCTGCTAGAAGCACAAGTTACAGAAATCTCCAATGTCTCGATCAATGAACGCTTAGGAAGCAGTCAGAGCATGTCTGGGGATTTTGAAGAAGCAATCCCATTTTTAGAAAAAGCACTAGAAGAAGGTCAGACGGATGATCGTTTATTCCAATTAGCGTTCACTTACTTACAACTACATGAAAATCAAAAAGCAATTGCACTTTTACAGCAACTAAGAGCATTGAATCCACACTATCAATCTCTGTATTTGTCTTTAGGAGAGGCGTTACAGGAAGAAGAACAATTAGAAGAAGCACGAACTGTTTTAGCAGAAGGGATTAAAGAGAATCCTTTCCAAGTAGATCTATATCAATTAGCATCTGAAAATGCTTATCGACTACACGATACTGAAAAAGCTGAATCTCTATTAAAACAAGCTTTAGAACTTGGTGAAAAGACAGATGAAACAAGGCTTACATTAAGCAATTTGTATTTGAACGAAAATCGCTTTGATGAAGTAATTGAAGTTGTGCAGCAAATGGAAGAACAAGGTCATCCCTATGGCGAATGGAATTTAGCTCATGCATATAATGAGTTGGAGGAGTTTGCTTTAGCAAAAGTACACTATGAACAAGCGTATCAAGAACTATCGCATGAACCTGAATTCTTAAAAGAATATGCAGTCTTTCTTCGTGAAGAAGGACAGTTGGAAAAAGCGAAGGAACTTTTACAACACTATCTTCAACACGAACCTGGTGATAATGAGGCAGTATCACTGTTAGAAGATATTGAAGAAAGATAG
- a CDS encoding YpiB family protein, producing the protein MFVNVADKKEFLVWLVNNISFTQREVLWILNYLINHEAILNNVHFVEQSDKAIRGIKVTSREMEDEPIRLFLSGKEFTDTDQIFHEIRMNWKEALYVECIFDGSWQNSQYLSILEDNPYARWNEQVSEEVIESINVFFAHEEKQAKIDLLYNQIDLALEDNNYEAFLELTDELNRLKK; encoded by the coding sequence ATGTTTGTCAATGTCGCAGATAAAAAGGAATTTTTAGTTTGGCTGGTCAATAATATTTCATTTACTCAAAGAGAAGTTTTATGGATTTTAAACTATTTAATCAATCACGAAGCTATTTTGAATAACGTGCATTTTGTCGAGCAATCAGACAAAGCAATTCGTGGCATAAAAGTCACCTCAAGAGAAATGGAAGATGAGCCAATTCGATTGTTTTTATCAGGCAAAGAATTTACGGATACTGATCAGATTTTTCATGAAATTCGTATGAATTGGAAAGAAGCTCTATATGTGGAATGTATCTTTGATGGCTCATGGCAGAATAGCCAATATTTATCCATTTTAGAAGATAATCCATATGCTCGTTGGAATGAACAGGTCAGTGAAGAAGTAATTGAAAGTATTAATGTTTTTTTTGCTCATGAAGAAAAACAAGCAAAAATTGATTTGTTATACAATCAAATCGACTTAGCTTTAGAAGATAATAACTACGAAGCATTTTTAGAGTTGACAGATGAATTGAATCGTTTGAAAAAATAA
- a CDS encoding YitT family protein — MIEEKRFYIKDVLLILAGTCLYAFGLVTFNIANDLAEGGVTGITLILRALFYIDPAYSTLIINIPLILIGGKILGKHSFYYTILGTVSLSVFLWLWQRFPIEVNLDHDLLIASLLAGLAAGIGSGFVYRVGGTTGGTDVVARILEKNYGISMGRSLLIFDILVLILSLSYIDVKRMMYTLIVSFVFSKVVDSVLDGAYAAKGILVISDHSEDIGEVIMALLERGVTYLDGQGGYSQVDKKVLYVVVSPSEIMEIKRIVHELDAKAFISVINVHEAIGEGFTYSKPTKMLFKRKNQFN, encoded by the coding sequence ATGATTGAGGAAAAAAGATTTTATATTAAGGACGTTTTGCTGATTTTAGCTGGCACATGTCTTTATGCGTTTGGTTTAGTAACATTTAATATCGCAAATGATTTAGCAGAGGGCGGAGTAACAGGGATTACGTTGATTTTGCGTGCACTTTTTTATATCGATCCGGCCTATTCAACCTTGATTATCAATATTCCGCTGATCCTGATTGGGGGAAAAATTTTAGGTAAGCACTCATTTTATTATACAATTTTAGGAACTGTGTCTTTATCAGTATTTTTGTGGCTGTGGCAACGATTCCCTATAGAAGTCAATTTAGATCATGATTTATTGATCGCATCTTTACTGGCTGGACTTGCTGCAGGTATCGGTAGCGGATTCGTTTATCGCGTGGGCGGAACGACTGGTGGAACAGATGTGGTCGCTCGAATTTTGGAAAAAAATTATGGGATCAGTATGGGCCGTTCACTTCTGATTTTTGACATTTTAGTATTGATTCTTTCTTTAAGCTATATTGATGTCAAAAGAATGATGTACACCTTGATTGTTTCTTTTGTTTTCAGTAAGGTTGTTGATTCTGTTTTGGATGGTGCTTATGCTGCCAAAGGTATCTTAGTGATTTCGGATCATTCTGAAGATATCGGGGAAGTCATTATGGCTCTACTCGAACGTGGTGTTACTTATTTAGATGGTCAAGGTGGTTATTCTCAAGTTGATAAGAAAGTTCTTTATGTCGTTGTTAGCCCTAGTGAAATCATGGAAATCAAACGTATTGTCCACGAATTGGATGCCAAAGCATTTATTTCAGTGATCAACGTACATGAAGCAATTGGGGAAGGATTTACTTATTCCAAACCTACAAAAATGCTATTTAAAAGGAAAAATCAATTCAATTAA
- a CDS encoding nucleotide pyrophosphohydrolase, whose amino-acid sequence MNDENRSLHSMQEEVDTYIQQFKTGYFSPLSQMARLTEEVGELAREINHYYGEKPKKTNEKPKTVSEELGDVLFVTMIMANSLDIDLTEAFQKNMEKFNQRDKYRFERKDGQTND is encoded by the coding sequence ATGAATGATGAAAATCGATCTTTGCATTCTATGCAAGAAGAAGTGGATACTTATATCCAGCAATTTAAAACGGGTTATTTTTCTCCATTAAGCCAAATGGCACGATTAACAGAAGAAGTAGGTGAATTAGCGAGAGAAATCAATCATTATTATGGTGAAAAACCTAAGAAAACAAATGAAAAGCCAAAAACAGTTTCCGAAGAATTGGGCGATGTATTATTTGTTACAATGATTATGGCTAATTCGTTAGATATAGATTTAACTGAGGCGTTCCAAAAAAATATGGAAAAATTCAATCAACGGGATAAATATCGTTTTGAACGAAAGGATGGTCAAACAAATGATTAA
- the dapB gene encoding 4-hydroxy-tetrahydrodipicolinate reductase produces MIKIVVAGFKGKMGSTATKMVLNHEAFELVGVLDPFEEKNNLKELADYPLINIPIFKTKEDVLSVQPDVWIDFTIPKVAYENTRFAIEHKIAPVVGTTGLTEEQLTELIDRSERLKVGGLIAPNFAVGAVLMMQFAQKAAEYFPDVEIIELHHDNKLDAPSGTAIKTAEMMSEVRSRKEQGHTEEKELMKGARGADFEGMKIHSVRLPGMIAHQQVQFGGVGEGLTIRHDSYDRSSFMTGVALGCEKVVHLEKLVYGLENLL; encoded by the coding sequence ATGATTAAAATTGTAGTTGCAGGCTTTAAAGGGAAGATGGGTTCGACCGCAACCAAAATGGTTTTGAATCATGAAGCTTTTGAATTAGTGGGTGTTTTAGATCCTTTTGAAGAAAAGAACAACCTTAAAGAATTGGCAGACTATCCATTGATCAATATACCGATTTTTAAAACGAAAGAAGACGTTCTTTCTGTCCAGCCAGATGTTTGGATCGATTTCACTATTCCCAAAGTTGCATACGAAAATACACGTTTTGCGATTGAACATAAAATCGCGCCGGTTGTCGGCACAACTGGTTTAACCGAAGAGCAATTAACTGAATTGATTGATCGTTCAGAAAGATTAAAAGTAGGTGGTTTGATTGCACCTAATTTTGCTGTAGGTGCTGTTTTAATGATGCAGTTTGCTCAAAAAGCTGCTGAGTATTTCCCAGATGTTGAAATTATTGAGTTACATCATGACAATAAATTAGATGCACCAAGCGGAACAGCTATCAAAACTGCTGAGATGATGAGTGAGGTGCGTTCAAGAAAAGAACAAGGTCATACAGAAGAAAAAGAATTGATGAAAGGTGCGCGCGGTGCTGATTTTGAAGGAATGAAAATCCATAGTGTTCGCTTACCAGGGATGATTGCGCATCAGCAAGTCCAATTTGGCGGTGTTGGAGAAGGGTTGACAATCAGGCATGATTCATATGACCGCAGTTCATTTATGACAGGCGTCGCATTAGGATGCGAAAAAGTCGTTCACTTAGAAAAATTAGTGTACGGATTGGAAAATTTATTATGA